Proteins found in one Salvia splendens isolate huo1 chromosome 10, SspV2, whole genome shotgun sequence genomic segment:
- the LOC121752132 gene encoding probable serine/threonine-protein kinase SIS8 isoform X3, whose amino-acid sequence MKNFLKKLHIGSNQSEDVEGSSTSSRGTRLSDGSPSIKLSHSKSENKPFSTISGWLNSVTHRHSPSPPSSSNVTKGERMEPSDSVGSSSLDAALDAVRHDSGSSNSRENDIEEEYQIQLALELSAKEDPEAVQIEAVKQISLGSCHPENTPAEVVVYRYRNYNALSYDDKILDGFYDLYGIVTGSMSSRMPSLVDLQATPLSDDISWEAILVNRQSDSNLLKLEQKAFEIGFRVRSHSINSVNHSTVRKLATLVSNHMGGPVGDPDGMLAAWRNLSHTLKARHGSMVLPIGSLTVGLARHRALLFKVLADSFGIPCRLVKGPQFTGSDDVAVSFVKIDDGREYIVDLMADPGTLIPSDAAGANPNYEDSFLPAYPVSKNAGPSHWPLSSGRTSSALDKKPDFGILDQRSKFRNSIPEGKELTDEDVKIEPALETSTRPSHTHARSPSWTEGVSSPAVRKKKVKDVSKYMIEAAKENPQLAQKLHDVLLESGVVAPPNLFTEVYTEQLDMPLSEVKSAMQEYDSKGSDDKLKGKGFHFDRSFLPPLPHQVSHPRGSLDKHPHLQLDLKESNKHNVSLDSEATPVKYTKNVPVAAAAAAAAAVVASSMVVAAAKVGSDSKLQLPVAAAATATAAAVVATTAAVTKQYEALESAVHSADSPGELSPTVGVRSDVDIAVHERGSGDKGHGGSGPSSGGERISDRSTENESTKSDSTLDDVADCEIPWEDITLGERIGLGSYGEVYHGDWHGTEVAVKKFLDQDITGESLEEFRSEVRIMKRVRHPNVVLFMGAITRPPNLSIITEFLPRGSLYRLLHRPNNQLDERRRLKMALDAARGMNYLHNCTPVIVHRDLKSPNLLVDKNWVVKVCDFGLSRMKHSTFLSSRSTAGTAEWMAPEVLRNEPSNEKCDVYSFGVILWELCTMRQPWGGMNPMQVVGAVGFQHRRLDIPDDMDPVIKDIVLRCWETDPNLRPTFGEIMAALKPLQKSSASSQAPKTMSRRSVNSQDRRN is encoded by the exons atgaaaaacTTTCTGAAGAAACTTCACATAGGATCCAATCAATCTGAGGACGTAGAGGGCTCTTCAACATCATCAAGGGGTACTAGATTGAGTGATGGTTCACCAAGTATTAAGCTATCCCACTCTAAGTCAGAGAACAAGCCGTTTTCAACGATTTCGGGGTGGTTGAACTCTGTTACTCATAGGCATAGCCCTAGTCCTCCATCCTCATCTAACGTGACAAAGGGGGAGAGAATGGAGCCCTCTGATTCTGTGGGGAGCAGTAGCTTGGATGCTGCTTTGGATGCTGTGAGGCATGATTCGGGCTCTTCTAACTCAAGGGAGAATGATATTGAGGAGGAGTATCAGATTCAGTTGGCCTTAGAGCTAAGTGCAAAGGAGGATCCTGAGGCTGTGCAGATTGAGGCTGTGAAGCAGATCAGTTTGGGCTCTTGTCATCCTGAGAATACTCCGGCTGAAGTTGTGGTGTATCGTTATAGG AATTACAATGCCCTTAGCTACGATGACAAGATTCTGGATGGGTTCTATGATCTTTATGGCATCGTGACTGGCTCCATGTCGTCTAGAATGCCTTCCCTTGTGGATTTGCAAGCAACGCCCTTATCGGATGATATTAGTTGGGAAGCCATTCTTGTAAATAGACAATCTGATTCAAACTTGTTGAAACTCGAGCAGAAAGCCTTTGAAATTGGATTCAGAGTAAggtcacattccattaactctgTAAACCACAGTACAGTGCGAAAACTTGCTACTTTAGTTTCCAATCACATGGGAGGGCCAGTTGGTGACCCCGATGGCATGTTGGCAGCATGGAGAAATCTCAGTCATACTTTGAAAGCAAGGCATGGGAGCATGGTTTTGCCTATTGGTTCTCTGACTGTTGGACTGGCTCGTCACAGGGCATTGCTATTCAAG GTTTTGGCTGATTCTTTTGGAATTCCTTGTCGCTTGGTGAAAGGACCACAGTTTACTGGTTCCGACGACGTGGCAGTGAGCTTTGTGAAAATTGATGATGGGAG GGAATACATTGTTGATTTGATGGCCGACCCTGGTACACTTATTCCTTCTGATGCAGCAGGGGCCAATCCTAACTACGAAGACTCGTTTCTCCCCGCCTACCCTGTGTCTAAAAATGCTGGTCCTTCTCACTGGCCTTTGTCTAGTGGCAGAACATCCAGTGCACTTGACAAGAAACCGGATTTTGGTATATTGGATCAAAGATCCAAATTCAGGAACAGTATCCCTGAGGGAAAGGAATTGACGGATGAAG ATGTGAAGATAGAGCCAGCACTGGAAACCTCTACCAGGCCGAGTCACACACACGCAAGATCTCCATCCTGGACAGAAGGAGTTAGCTCCCCAGCTGTTcggaaaaaaaaagtgaaggaTGTTTCAAAATACATGATTGAGGCTGCCAAAGAAAATCCACAATTAGCTCAGAAGCTCCACGATGTTCTGCTTGAGAGTGGCGTCGTTGCGCCTCCGAATTTGTTCACTGAAGTGTACACAGAACAGTTGGATATGCCGCTGTCGGAGGTCAAGTCCGCGATGCAAGAATATGATAGCAAAGGATCTGATGACAAACTTAAAGGAAAGGGTTTCCATTTTGATCGTTCTTTTCTCCCTCCCCTGCCTCATCAGGTTTCGCATCCTAGAGGCAGTTTGGATAAGCATCCGCATCTCCAGTTAGATCTAAAAGAATCTAACAAACACAATGTTTCCTTGGATTCTGAAGCAACTCCtgtaaaatacacaaaaaacgTTCCGGTTGCTGCTGCAGCAGCAGCTGCTGCTGCGGTTGTTGCCTCTTCGATGGTAGTTGCTGCTGCAAAGGTAGGCAGTGATTCAAAACTTCAGCTTCCCGTCGCAGCTGCAGCTACTGCAACAGCAGCAGCTGTAGTAGCAACTACCGCAGCTGTTACAAAACAGTATGAGGCTCTGGAATCTGCTGTTCATTCAGCGGATAGCCCTGGCGAACTTAGTCCGACAGTGGGTGTCAGAAGTGATGTGGACATTGCTGTTCATGAACGAGGTAGTGGTGACAAAGGACATGGAGGTTCGGGACCGAGTTCTGGAGGGGAGAGGATATCGGATAGATCCACGGAGAATGAAAGTACAAAATCTGATTCTACATTAGATGATGTAGCGGACTGCGAAATTCCCTGGGAAGATATCACCTTGGGTGAGCGTATCGGGCTTG GATCTTACGGCGAGGTATACCATGGAGACTGGCATGGAACT GAAGTTGCTGTTAAGAAATTCCTTGACCAAGATATAACTGGTGAATCTCTCGAGGAATTCAGAAGTGAG GTCCGCATCATGAAAAGAGTGAGACATCCAAACGTTGTTCTCTTTATGGGAGCTATTACTCGACCTCCAAATCTCTCGATTATTACAGAGTTTCTTCCTAG AGGTAGTTTATACAGATTACTTCATCGCCCAAACAATCAACTTGATGAGCGTAGACGGTTGAAGATGGCTCTTGATGCT GCTCGAGGAATGAATTATTTGCATAATTGTACTCCTGTGATAGTTCATCGAGATCTGAAGTCCCCAAACCTTCTTGTTGACAAGAACTGGGTAGTCAAG GTGTGTGATTTCGGATTATCGAGGATGAAGCACAGCACGTTTCTTTCTTCAAGGTCTACTGCTGGAACG GCGGAGTGGATGGCACCGGAAGTATTGAGAAACGAGCCATCAAATGAGAA ATGTGACGTTTACAGCTTTGGCGTGATACTCTGGGAGCTCTGCACCATGCGGCAGCCGTGGGGAGGAATGAACCCGATGCAAGTTGTTGGTGCTGTCGGGTTTCAGCATCGCCGTCTTGACATACCAGACGACATGGATCCTGTCATCAAAGACATTGTCTTGAGATGCTGGGAAAC AGATCCAAATCTACGGCCTACATTTGGTGAAATCATGGCTGCCTTGAAACCGCTTCAAAAGTCGAGCGCAAGCTCACAAGCACCAAAAACAATGAGCAGGAGAAGTGTAAATTCCCAAGATAGAAGAAACTAG
- the LOC121752132 gene encoding probable serine/threonine-protein kinase SIS8 isoform X2, which produces MKNFLKKLHIGSNQSEDVEGSSTSSRGTRLSDGSPSIKLSHSKSENKPFSTISGWLNSVTHRHSPSPPSSSNVTKGERMEPSDSVGSSSLDAALDAVRHDSGSSNSRENDIEEEYQIQLALELSAKEDPEAVQIEAVKQISLGSCHPENTPAEVVVYRYRNYNALSYDDKILDGFYDLYGIVTGSMSSRMPSLVDLQATPLSDDISWEAILVNRQSDSNLLKLEQKAFEIGFRVRSHSINSVNHSTVRKLATLVSNHMGGPVGDPDGMLAAWRNLSHTLKARHGSMVLPIGSLTVGLARHRALLFKVLADSFGIPCRLVKGPQFTGSDDVAVSFVKIDDGREYIVDLMADPGTLIPSDAAGANPNYEDSFLPAYPVSKNAGPSHWPLSSGRTSSALDKKPDFGILDQRSKFRNSIPEGKELTDEGESKPSSALVELPMKGQGGSHQCVYGSDVKIEPALETSTRPSHTHARSPSWTEGVSSPAVRKKKVKDVSKYMIEAAKENPQLAQKLHDVLLESGVVAPPNLFTEVYTEQLDMPLSEVKSAMQEYDSKGSDDKLKGKGFHFDRSFLPPLPHQVSHPRGSLDKHPHLQLDLKESNKHNVSLDSEATPVKYTKNVPVAAAAAAAAAVVASSMVVAAAKVGSDSKLQLPVAAAATATAAAVVATTAAVTKQYEALESAVHSADSPGELSPTVGVRSDVDIAVHERGSGDKGHGGSGPSSGGERISDRSTENESTKSDSTLDDVADCEIPWEDITLGSYGEVYHGDWHGTEVAVKKFLDQDITGESLEEFRSEVRIMKRVRHPNVVLFMGAITRPPNLSIITEFLPRGSLYRLLHRPNNQLDERRRLKMALDAARGMNYLHNCTPVIVHRDLKSPNLLVDKNWVVKVCDFGLSRMKHSTFLSSRSTAGTAEWMAPEVLRNEPSNEKCDVYSFGVILWELCTMRQPWGGMNPMQVVGAVGFQHRRLDIPDDMDPVIKDIVLRCWETDPNLRPTFGEIMAALKPLQKSSASSQAPKTMSRRSVNSQDRRN; this is translated from the exons atgaaaaacTTTCTGAAGAAACTTCACATAGGATCCAATCAATCTGAGGACGTAGAGGGCTCTTCAACATCATCAAGGGGTACTAGATTGAGTGATGGTTCACCAAGTATTAAGCTATCCCACTCTAAGTCAGAGAACAAGCCGTTTTCAACGATTTCGGGGTGGTTGAACTCTGTTACTCATAGGCATAGCCCTAGTCCTCCATCCTCATCTAACGTGACAAAGGGGGAGAGAATGGAGCCCTCTGATTCTGTGGGGAGCAGTAGCTTGGATGCTGCTTTGGATGCTGTGAGGCATGATTCGGGCTCTTCTAACTCAAGGGAGAATGATATTGAGGAGGAGTATCAGATTCAGTTGGCCTTAGAGCTAAGTGCAAAGGAGGATCCTGAGGCTGTGCAGATTGAGGCTGTGAAGCAGATCAGTTTGGGCTCTTGTCATCCTGAGAATACTCCGGCTGAAGTTGTGGTGTATCGTTATAGG AATTACAATGCCCTTAGCTACGATGACAAGATTCTGGATGGGTTCTATGATCTTTATGGCATCGTGACTGGCTCCATGTCGTCTAGAATGCCTTCCCTTGTGGATTTGCAAGCAACGCCCTTATCGGATGATATTAGTTGGGAAGCCATTCTTGTAAATAGACAATCTGATTCAAACTTGTTGAAACTCGAGCAGAAAGCCTTTGAAATTGGATTCAGAGTAAggtcacattccattaactctgTAAACCACAGTACAGTGCGAAAACTTGCTACTTTAGTTTCCAATCACATGGGAGGGCCAGTTGGTGACCCCGATGGCATGTTGGCAGCATGGAGAAATCTCAGTCATACTTTGAAAGCAAGGCATGGGAGCATGGTTTTGCCTATTGGTTCTCTGACTGTTGGACTGGCTCGTCACAGGGCATTGCTATTCAAG GTTTTGGCTGATTCTTTTGGAATTCCTTGTCGCTTGGTGAAAGGACCACAGTTTACTGGTTCCGACGACGTGGCAGTGAGCTTTGTGAAAATTGATGATGGGAG GGAATACATTGTTGATTTGATGGCCGACCCTGGTACACTTATTCCTTCTGATGCAGCAGGGGCCAATCCTAACTACGAAGACTCGTTTCTCCCCGCCTACCCTGTGTCTAAAAATGCTGGTCCTTCTCACTGGCCTTTGTCTAGTGGCAGAACATCCAGTGCACTTGACAAGAAACCGGATTTTGGTATATTGGATCAAAGATCCAAATTCAGGAACAGTATCCCTGAGGGAAAGGAATTGACGGATGAAGGTGAAAGTAAACCATCAAGTGCATTAGTAGAACTGCCGATGAAAGGCCAAGGAGGATCTCACCAGTGTGTTTATGGTTCAGATGTGAAGATAGAGCCAGCACTGGAAACCTCTACCAGGCCGAGTCACACACACGCAAGATCTCCATCCTGGACAGAAGGAGTTAGCTCCCCAGCTGTTcggaaaaaaaaagtgaaggaTGTTTCAAAATACATGATTGAGGCTGCCAAAGAAAATCCACAATTAGCTCAGAAGCTCCACGATGTTCTGCTTGAGAGTGGCGTCGTTGCGCCTCCGAATTTGTTCACTGAAGTGTACACAGAACAGTTGGATATGCCGCTGTCGGAGGTCAAGTCCGCGATGCAAGAATATGATAGCAAAGGATCTGATGACAAACTTAAAGGAAAGGGTTTCCATTTTGATCGTTCTTTTCTCCCTCCCCTGCCTCATCAGGTTTCGCATCCTAGAGGCAGTTTGGATAAGCATCCGCATCTCCAGTTAGATCTAAAAGAATCTAACAAACACAATGTTTCCTTGGATTCTGAAGCAACTCCtgtaaaatacacaaaaaacgTTCCGGTTGCTGCTGCAGCAGCAGCTGCTGCTGCGGTTGTTGCCTCTTCGATGGTAGTTGCTGCTGCAAAGGTAGGCAGTGATTCAAAACTTCAGCTTCCCGTCGCAGCTGCAGCTACTGCAACAGCAGCAGCTGTAGTAGCAACTACCGCAGCTGTTACAAAACAGTATGAGGCTCTGGAATCTGCTGTTCATTCAGCGGATAGCCCTGGCGAACTTAGTCCGACAGTGGGTGTCAGAAGTGATGTGGACATTGCTGTTCATGAACGAGGTAGTGGTGACAAAGGACATGGAGGTTCGGGACCGAGTTCTGGAGGGGAGAGGATATCGGATAGATCCACGGAGAATGAAAGTACAAAATCTGATTCTACATTAGATGATGTAGCGGACTGCGAAATTCCCTGGGAAGATATCACCTTGG GATCTTACGGCGAGGTATACCATGGAGACTGGCATGGAACT GAAGTTGCTGTTAAGAAATTCCTTGACCAAGATATAACTGGTGAATCTCTCGAGGAATTCAGAAGTGAG GTCCGCATCATGAAAAGAGTGAGACATCCAAACGTTGTTCTCTTTATGGGAGCTATTACTCGACCTCCAAATCTCTCGATTATTACAGAGTTTCTTCCTAG AGGTAGTTTATACAGATTACTTCATCGCCCAAACAATCAACTTGATGAGCGTAGACGGTTGAAGATGGCTCTTGATGCT GCTCGAGGAATGAATTATTTGCATAATTGTACTCCTGTGATAGTTCATCGAGATCTGAAGTCCCCAAACCTTCTTGTTGACAAGAACTGGGTAGTCAAG GTGTGTGATTTCGGATTATCGAGGATGAAGCACAGCACGTTTCTTTCTTCAAGGTCTACTGCTGGAACG GCGGAGTGGATGGCACCGGAAGTATTGAGAAACGAGCCATCAAATGAGAA ATGTGACGTTTACAGCTTTGGCGTGATACTCTGGGAGCTCTGCACCATGCGGCAGCCGTGGGGAGGAATGAACCCGATGCAAGTTGTTGGTGCTGTCGGGTTTCAGCATCGCCGTCTTGACATACCAGACGACATGGATCCTGTCATCAAAGACATTGTCTTGAGATGCTGGGAAAC AGATCCAAATCTACGGCCTACATTTGGTGAAATCATGGCTGCCTTGAAACCGCTTCAAAAGTCGAGCGCAAGCTCACAAGCACCAAAAACAATGAGCAGGAGAAGTGTAAATTCCCAAGATAGAAGAAACTAG
- the LOC121752132 gene encoding probable serine/threonine-protein kinase SIS8 isoform X1 has translation MKNFLKKLHIGSNQSEDVEGSSTSSRGTRLSDGSPSIKLSHSKSENKPFSTISGWLNSVTHRHSPSPPSSSNVTKGERMEPSDSVGSSSLDAALDAVRHDSGSSNSRENDIEEEYQIQLALELSAKEDPEAVQIEAVKQISLGSCHPENTPAEVVVYRYRNYNALSYDDKILDGFYDLYGIVTGSMSSRMPSLVDLQATPLSDDISWEAILVNRQSDSNLLKLEQKAFEIGFRVRSHSINSVNHSTVRKLATLVSNHMGGPVGDPDGMLAAWRNLSHTLKARHGSMVLPIGSLTVGLARHRALLFKVLADSFGIPCRLVKGPQFTGSDDVAVSFVKIDDGREYIVDLMADPGTLIPSDAAGANPNYEDSFLPAYPVSKNAGPSHWPLSSGRTSSALDKKPDFGILDQRSKFRNSIPEGKELTDEGESKPSSALVELPMKGQGGSHQCVYGSDVKIEPALETSTRPSHTHARSPSWTEGVSSPAVRKKKVKDVSKYMIEAAKENPQLAQKLHDVLLESGVVAPPNLFTEVYTEQLDMPLSEVKSAMQEYDSKGSDDKLKGKGFHFDRSFLPPLPHQVSHPRGSLDKHPHLQLDLKESNKHNVSLDSEATPVKYTKNVPVAAAAAAAAAVVASSMVVAAAKVGSDSKLQLPVAAAATATAAAVVATTAAVTKQYEALESAVHSADSPGELSPTVGVRSDVDIAVHERGSGDKGHGGSGPSSGGERISDRSTENESTKSDSTLDDVADCEIPWEDITLGERIGLGSYGEVYHGDWHGTEVAVKKFLDQDITGESLEEFRSEVRIMKRVRHPNVVLFMGAITRPPNLSIITEFLPRGSLYRLLHRPNNQLDERRRLKMALDAARGMNYLHNCTPVIVHRDLKSPNLLVDKNWVVKVCDFGLSRMKHSTFLSSRSTAGTAEWMAPEVLRNEPSNEKCDVYSFGVILWELCTMRQPWGGMNPMQVVGAVGFQHRRLDIPDDMDPVIKDIVLRCWETDPNLRPTFGEIMAALKPLQKSSASSQAPKTMSRRSVNSQDRRN, from the exons atgaaaaacTTTCTGAAGAAACTTCACATAGGATCCAATCAATCTGAGGACGTAGAGGGCTCTTCAACATCATCAAGGGGTACTAGATTGAGTGATGGTTCACCAAGTATTAAGCTATCCCACTCTAAGTCAGAGAACAAGCCGTTTTCAACGATTTCGGGGTGGTTGAACTCTGTTACTCATAGGCATAGCCCTAGTCCTCCATCCTCATCTAACGTGACAAAGGGGGAGAGAATGGAGCCCTCTGATTCTGTGGGGAGCAGTAGCTTGGATGCTGCTTTGGATGCTGTGAGGCATGATTCGGGCTCTTCTAACTCAAGGGAGAATGATATTGAGGAGGAGTATCAGATTCAGTTGGCCTTAGAGCTAAGTGCAAAGGAGGATCCTGAGGCTGTGCAGATTGAGGCTGTGAAGCAGATCAGTTTGGGCTCTTGTCATCCTGAGAATACTCCGGCTGAAGTTGTGGTGTATCGTTATAGG AATTACAATGCCCTTAGCTACGATGACAAGATTCTGGATGGGTTCTATGATCTTTATGGCATCGTGACTGGCTCCATGTCGTCTAGAATGCCTTCCCTTGTGGATTTGCAAGCAACGCCCTTATCGGATGATATTAGTTGGGAAGCCATTCTTGTAAATAGACAATCTGATTCAAACTTGTTGAAACTCGAGCAGAAAGCCTTTGAAATTGGATTCAGAGTAAggtcacattccattaactctgTAAACCACAGTACAGTGCGAAAACTTGCTACTTTAGTTTCCAATCACATGGGAGGGCCAGTTGGTGACCCCGATGGCATGTTGGCAGCATGGAGAAATCTCAGTCATACTTTGAAAGCAAGGCATGGGAGCATGGTTTTGCCTATTGGTTCTCTGACTGTTGGACTGGCTCGTCACAGGGCATTGCTATTCAAG GTTTTGGCTGATTCTTTTGGAATTCCTTGTCGCTTGGTGAAAGGACCACAGTTTACTGGTTCCGACGACGTGGCAGTGAGCTTTGTGAAAATTGATGATGGGAG GGAATACATTGTTGATTTGATGGCCGACCCTGGTACACTTATTCCTTCTGATGCAGCAGGGGCCAATCCTAACTACGAAGACTCGTTTCTCCCCGCCTACCCTGTGTCTAAAAATGCTGGTCCTTCTCACTGGCCTTTGTCTAGTGGCAGAACATCCAGTGCACTTGACAAGAAACCGGATTTTGGTATATTGGATCAAAGATCCAAATTCAGGAACAGTATCCCTGAGGGAAAGGAATTGACGGATGAAGGTGAAAGTAAACCATCAAGTGCATTAGTAGAACTGCCGATGAAAGGCCAAGGAGGATCTCACCAGTGTGTTTATGGTTCAGATGTGAAGATAGAGCCAGCACTGGAAACCTCTACCAGGCCGAGTCACACACACGCAAGATCTCCATCCTGGACAGAAGGAGTTAGCTCCCCAGCTGTTcggaaaaaaaaagtgaaggaTGTTTCAAAATACATGATTGAGGCTGCCAAAGAAAATCCACAATTAGCTCAGAAGCTCCACGATGTTCTGCTTGAGAGTGGCGTCGTTGCGCCTCCGAATTTGTTCACTGAAGTGTACACAGAACAGTTGGATATGCCGCTGTCGGAGGTCAAGTCCGCGATGCAAGAATATGATAGCAAAGGATCTGATGACAAACTTAAAGGAAAGGGTTTCCATTTTGATCGTTCTTTTCTCCCTCCCCTGCCTCATCAGGTTTCGCATCCTAGAGGCAGTTTGGATAAGCATCCGCATCTCCAGTTAGATCTAAAAGAATCTAACAAACACAATGTTTCCTTGGATTCTGAAGCAACTCCtgtaaaatacacaaaaaacgTTCCGGTTGCTGCTGCAGCAGCAGCTGCTGCTGCGGTTGTTGCCTCTTCGATGGTAGTTGCTGCTGCAAAGGTAGGCAGTGATTCAAAACTTCAGCTTCCCGTCGCAGCTGCAGCTACTGCAACAGCAGCAGCTGTAGTAGCAACTACCGCAGCTGTTACAAAACAGTATGAGGCTCTGGAATCTGCTGTTCATTCAGCGGATAGCCCTGGCGAACTTAGTCCGACAGTGGGTGTCAGAAGTGATGTGGACATTGCTGTTCATGAACGAGGTAGTGGTGACAAAGGACATGGAGGTTCGGGACCGAGTTCTGGAGGGGAGAGGATATCGGATAGATCCACGGAGAATGAAAGTACAAAATCTGATTCTACATTAGATGATGTAGCGGACTGCGAAATTCCCTGGGAAGATATCACCTTGGGTGAGCGTATCGGGCTTG GATCTTACGGCGAGGTATACCATGGAGACTGGCATGGAACT GAAGTTGCTGTTAAGAAATTCCTTGACCAAGATATAACTGGTGAATCTCTCGAGGAATTCAGAAGTGAG GTCCGCATCATGAAAAGAGTGAGACATCCAAACGTTGTTCTCTTTATGGGAGCTATTACTCGACCTCCAAATCTCTCGATTATTACAGAGTTTCTTCCTAG AGGTAGTTTATACAGATTACTTCATCGCCCAAACAATCAACTTGATGAGCGTAGACGGTTGAAGATGGCTCTTGATGCT GCTCGAGGAATGAATTATTTGCATAATTGTACTCCTGTGATAGTTCATCGAGATCTGAAGTCCCCAAACCTTCTTGTTGACAAGAACTGGGTAGTCAAG GTGTGTGATTTCGGATTATCGAGGATGAAGCACAGCACGTTTCTTTCTTCAAGGTCTACTGCTGGAACG GCGGAGTGGATGGCACCGGAAGTATTGAGAAACGAGCCATCAAATGAGAA ATGTGACGTTTACAGCTTTGGCGTGATACTCTGGGAGCTCTGCACCATGCGGCAGCCGTGGGGAGGAATGAACCCGATGCAAGTTGTTGGTGCTGTCGGGTTTCAGCATCGCCGTCTTGACATACCAGACGACATGGATCCTGTCATCAAAGACATTGTCTTGAGATGCTGGGAAAC AGATCCAAATCTACGGCCTACATTTGGTGAAATCATGGCTGCCTTGAAACCGCTTCAAAAGTCGAGCGCAAGCTCACAAGCACCAAAAACAATGAGCAGGAGAAGTGTAAATTCCCAAGATAGAAGAAACTAG